The window TTTGGCAAAAATTAAGATTAATTAGGTGGTAGGCACCTAGCTCGGTAGGCGTCTACAGCTTTTGGGTAGGTGCCTAGCccaagggtccaccttagggttagcgcccaagaaaaggatctgggtatcattgtggacaatgcgatgaaaccttttgcccaatgtgtggcggcggccaaaaaagcaaacaggatgctaggaattattttaaaagggatagttaacaggactaagaatattataatgcccctgtatcgctccatggtgtgacctcatctggagtattgcgttcaattctggtctccttatctcaagaaagatatagtggctctagaaaaggttcaaagaagagcaaccaagatggtcaaggggatgtaactcctctcgtatgaggaaagactaaaacggttagggctcttcagcttggaaaagagacggctgaggggagatatgattgaagtctacaaaatcctgagtggagtagaacaggtacaagtggatcgatttttcactccgtcaaaaattacaaagactaggaaacactcaatgaacttacagggaaatactttttaaaattaataggaggaaatttttttttcactcagagaatagttaacctctggaacgcgttgccaggggatgtggtaagagcggatagcgtagctggttttaagaaaggtttgaacaaattcctggaagaaaagtccatagtctgttattgagaatgacatgggggaagccactgcttgccctggattagtagcatggaatgttgctattctttgggttttggccaggtactagtgagaacgggctactgggcttgatggatcatttgtctgacccagtaagactgttcttatgttaccagaaagtgggcatggttaatgGTAGATCTTGGCCATGTTTGCgtttaggtgcctaaattggacttagacaccagtatttaggctaagaaaaccctggcatatatAGAGTGCGCCTAACTTTTGACACCTACAAAAGACTATTTTACAGACAATGCATTTGttcattaaggcccccttttaccaagTCGCGTTAAGGATTTTATCATCAGTCCCTGCAGTAAAAAGCTTCaatgctcacaaaaatactttgaGCGGCGGAGCTTTTACTAcagcggccggtgataaaaaacccCTAGCGTGGCTTAAATAAAGGGGCCCAAGTTCATTATTTGTTCTTCTGTTATTTACTAGGATGATGGAAATTTTGTCTCTGAGGCTATTGGCATCATTCTATTAagaatttttattgttttcttgttatgtatatttatatGGAAACCATCtagatataaattaaataaataagtattgcTTATATAGTTAATTTCATGTATTTTTCAATATTACAGTTTGTATATACAGAATCTTCCCTGTACTGTAGGACATACAAGGTAAATGATACATGAATAAGTACGAATATTCTTTTGCTCTTGTAtattcccctttccttccttgtgGCTGTAAGCCTCTCTTTCTTCCTGGTTGTAAATATTCAGGCACCCCGGGGGAGACAGCAGCAGCAAGTCTGGTTTCCATTGGAGACAGTAAACACATTAAGAAAATGTTGCTCTGCTGGTGTTTTGTTGAAATCGGTTAAGAATGAAAACATATCCAAGCATGACTGCAAGCTCATTATTATCTGGCATGGTTTCTCAGGAATACAGATGCAATCTTAAAATATTATAGAAGTTTTACAATAGTCATTTTTCTCCATTGCGCACTGGGTGTGCACATCACTGATGAAATTGAACACCTTTAATTTTGCATAACTCCTTCATTTGTCGTAGAACTGTGGGTTCTGGAAAAGCTCTTGAAGTCCTAGGGAGCAAAGGGAAAGCAAAGCTTTGGAGAAGTGTACAATGGAGAGCAGTCCAGCCTCTTTCCAGACAATCATTTCTGCAGGACACCAGCTGCTGCAGCCAGACACTCCTCCCTTCAAGCTGGACTCAGTCTCCTCTTCTTATTTCAGCCTAGCATATGGGAGAGCATCCCAGCCCAGGACTGCAGCCCAGAGAGTACAGGAGAAGAAAGGAAATGATGATGACATTGTCCAACAGGATCGCATATGGAGGGAGTTCATAGAGACTGAGAAGAGGTGCAACAAGCACTGGTAAGTTTCTTTCCCCATCGATCTGTTAATGACATGTGTATTCTTATCTGTTCCCTCAGCCAGAGTTTGAGTTGCAAAACTAAATATCAACCCCTAGGCTTTCAACTAAATTTTTTCCTAAATCTAGCCTAGCAAAATTAAGCTGAAGAGATTTGGGACGCCTATTTGTGAGACTGATTAGGTGATTAAACTGAACACAGtaacagatggcagataaggaccaaCATGgtgcatctagtctgcccagcacGGTGGCTAGAGTCATAGCTGTTGCTTTGTTCAGAATTTGCAGGTTGCCTACTTCTATGCCTTTATTTAGAATTCTAACCACTGCTTTAATGCTGAATAGTAATGACCAGCTATGTCATAAGCATGCCCCAGCAACACCTgccaaagcattttttaacctgagcattagtatggtcttcaaaagtcaggcatcggtccaggatgactccaaggaggaggggcaggattgtggcagagggaacatgctacagaGGCCGATGGTAGCCTACTAGGATCGCTACAGtcaaccagcgatcctctgcaggctgctttgaaggtgagaccaggaagccagAAGATGCTAGAAAgcagggggaaaacatgcaggctgTTGGGGctggccctggtgtagaagtacacagagagggggaaggaggggtccaaagagatgtgcttatgctggactgagggtgggaggaagggaagaaataatgggtctaaaaacagaggagaggaagagagattgtggacaatgggatggagagagggaaggaacataaagtgagaaaagttggacacaagggatggtgtggaggggggatagagatactggataggagggtagttgggaagagaaagggagagatggtggaccctggggtggtggggaaagatgctggatgaaagggtagttgagaaaaggagagatgggtcTGGGGATGGTTGGGTCCATCGCTGCCGCTGCGGggatgaaaaaagaaaagaagccagacttccgggggagggaagggaagggaaacggaaggggaggacagagatagaagttggatggttagcatggagaaagaaggaaacgacaaatgggcaggagaccctggcaagcgagttatcagaagacaaccagagcctgggaccaacatgatttgaataatgaccagacaacaaaaggtagtaaaaataattttattttctgttttgtgattacaatgtgtcagatatgaaatgtgtttcctgccagagctggtgttagacacattgacgaaatgggttgggagctggcttggaggtaggctccaaagggtggtggtgaacggcaccccctccgaaatgacggaggtgattagtggagtaccacagggctcagtcttgggcccaatcctattcaacatctttataagagacttggcagaagggcttcgaggtaaaataacattattcgccgatgacgccaaactgagtaatgtagtgggcaaatgcacaacagaagattcaatgcccgacaacatgatgcacgacctactcctactggagcgatggtctaggacacaggtgtcaaagtcggtcctcgagggccagaatccagtcgggttttcaggatttccccaatgaatctgcatgagatctatttgcatgcactgctttcaatgcatattcattggggaaatccagaaaacccgactggattccggccctcgaggagggactttgacacccctggtctaggacatggcaacttaacttcaatgccaaaaaatgcaaagttatgcacctgggcagccaaaatccatgcaaatcttatacccttaatggcgagatcctagcaaaaacggtagcagaacgagacttgggggtaatcgtcagtgaggacatgaagtctgccaatcaagtggagcaggcttcgtccaaggcaagacaaatcatgggctgcatacgaaggggtttcgtcagtcgtaaggcggaagtcattatgccattgtatagatccgtggtgaggccccacctggaatactgtgtgcaattctggaggccgcattatcgcaaggatgtgctgagactggagtcggtgcaaagaatggccacccggatggtctcgggactcaaggatcttccatacgaaaaatggcttgacaaattacagctatactcgctcgaggagcgcagagagaggggagacatgattgagacgttcaagtatcttacgggccgcatcgaggcggaggaagatatcttctttttcaagggtcccacgacaacaagagggcatccgtcgaaaatcaggggcgggaaactacgaggtgacaccaggaaattctttttcactgaaaaagtggttgatcgctggaatagtcttccactacaggtgattgaggccagcagcgtgcctgattttaaggccaaatgggatcggcacatgggatctattcacagggcaaaggtaggggagggacattagggtgggcagactagatgggccgtgggcccttatctgccgtctatttctatgtttctatgtttctatgtttaggacCTAAAAGAAGGAGGAAAAGTCttgagccggcgtggggttggagaggttgtaaccctatacttctactaagactaagggttCCCTTTATTAAGGTGCGaacttagcacgtgctaatctttagcgcatgctaaatcggttagtgtaccttaataaaagaacccctaagtatcttaataaaaaatttggcccacgacttacccctattttactaaggtgtgctatgcattttagcgcatgctaaatatatgcgcacgctaaccgctaatgcatccatagactaacatgcacacattagcatttagctcgTGGTTAGCGTGCATGATATTTTGctcgtgctaaaacgcttagcgcacctttgtaaaagtagcccttagtgtatgttttagatttcggccccttatgtgattgagtttgacacccctgatatagaaggATGGGTGGATATTGTGAATTTGATTGCAGAAATTAATCTGAATTTTTCCTCATTTTGGGTTTGCAGAGATTTTAATCTACATGTAGATGACCTATCCTATTTAAGAGCTCAAATTATAGTTCAATAAATGGAGAGTTATGAGTTACATCAGGTGGTGAGGTTTGCAATCACTCAAAAGGACATATTTTGGATGTGTTGTTTGGGTAGGGAAGAGGATATTGTGGTATGTAACCCTTCAATTTTAATtagaataataaattat is drawn from Geotrypetes seraphini chromosome 3, aGeoSer1.1, whole genome shotgun sequence and contains these coding sequences:
- the C3H2orf50 gene encoding uncharacterized protein C2orf50 homolog isoform X1, whose product is MESSPASFQTIISAGHQLLQPDTPPFKLDSVSSSYFSLAYGRASQPRTAAQRVQEKKGNDDDIVQQDRIWREFIETEKRCNKHWKEHWSFLKDYDSLGNEKEEQPLPECVSMFSNNIPNTTNQNFGSRLNTNIGKTLVQMDYFLTKRHQKRKLGDELLSC